Below is a window of Nitrososphaerales archaeon DNA.
GTTGTTAAAGCATGTGCAACAAAATACAACTTTGTTCCACATTACCCCGGTGTTGGCGTTGGTGGTTCCTGCCTGCCTGTTAATACATACCAGCTATTGCATACTGCAGCTATGAGCAAGGCCGATCTGCACTTGCTAGACGTAGCGAGGAGAATTAATGAGAATATGCCATTGCGTATAGTTCAGCATGTTGAGCAATTGCTGAGTCGTGTAGGTAAATCACTAACCAATTCAACAGTAACAGTCCTTGGTGTAACCTACAAACCAAATGTAACAGATACGAGAATAAGTCCTGTCGAGGTGATAATACGGGAATTGAAGGACAGAGGTGCAAAGGTTAAGGTTTATGACCCATTTGTAGAAGGCGAAATATTTTCATGCAGAGTTGAGAAAGATTATGCAGAAGCGGTCGATGGATCCGATGTAATCGTCATAGGAACTCCTCATGACAAATTCAGAAACATGAACTTCAAGGTAGTAATAGAAAGAATGAACTCTCCAGTAATATTTGATCCAACGGGTTTCTTAGCAAAGAAATTGAGAAAGTACAAGGTAACATATGACAGTATAGGTGAAGATCCGTAGGTTAGTGCTTGCAATGAAGTTCTGGTTTGACATTCTCACACCCAAACAGGTGAACTTTTTCAAGCCTGTAGTAGATGAGCTGAAGAAGAAGCATGATGTTTTATGTACAACACGTAGTTACAGGGAAGTTAAGGAACTTGCGCGGATAAAGAATTTTGATCTGCTTTCAGTGGGAAAACACGGCGGTGAATCATTACTTACCAAGTTACGCACTAGTGCTAATAGAGTGGTGAGGTTAATAGAAATAATTGATGAATTCAAACCAGACGCACTGGTCAGCTTAGCCTCACCAGAGGCATCTAGAGTGGCATTCGGTTTGGGCATAAAACACATAGGATTTTGCGATGCTCCACATGCAGAAGCTGTGTGTAGGCTATCGATCCCCCTTATGAGCTTGCTCATGCATCCAGCAATAATTCCCAGGAGGGAGTTTATGAAATACGGTATTGAACGAAAACGGCTGGTTCGCTACAGAGCAATAGACCCCGCAATGTGGTTGCGTGATGGCGTGAAACAGATCTACAGACACGGTGATCTAGGACTGGATCCCTCAAGAAAGGTAATAACATTCAGATTTGAAGAATCACAGGCGGCCTATCTACGAGCTGTTGATAAATCTATTTCCTTCAAAATGCTAAAATCTTTGGTCAATACATTTGATCATAATATTGTTATTCTAAGCCGTTATGCTGATCAGATAGAGGTATTGAAGCGCGAGTTTGCAAGTAAAGCAACAGTTATGGAAAGAGTTATTGATGGCACATCCTTACTAATGCTGTCTGACGTTTTCATTGGTTCAGGAGGCACTATGAACTGGGAATGTGCTCTGATGGGTATACCGAATGTATCTTACACCCAAATGAAATACCATGTAAACGAGTACCTGATAAAGAAAGGGTTGATAGTTAGGTGCAGGGATGCGTCGCTATTAATCAAACTTGTGAAAAAGATGCTTTTCGATGACTCTTATAGAGATAATTTAAAACAAAAAAGCAAAAATGAACTCGCGGGAATGGAGGATATTAAGAAAAAGACCATTGATATCTTGGAATATAAAGTAAACTAATTATACATATGACAGTTGAGTTCTGTCATGCGTTCAACCGCGCTTTTGACAGTTAATTGGAAGGATGGTTCAGTTTTAATTATTGATCAAACCAAGTTACCTAATAAACTTGAATATGTTAAATGTACCTCATATGAACAGGTTGCAGATTGCATCAAAAACATGGTAATAAGGGGTGCACCTGCCATAGGTGTTGCTGCTGCATTCGGTCTTGCACTTAC
It encodes the following:
- a CDS encoding DUF354 domain-containing protein — protein: MKFWFDILTPKQVNFFKPVVDELKKKHDVLCTTRSYREVKELARIKNFDLLSVGKHGGESLLTKLRTSANRVVRLIEIIDEFKPDALVSLASPEASRVAFGLGIKHIGFCDAPHAEAVCRLSIPLMSLLMHPAIIPRREFMKYGIERKRLVRYRAIDPAMWLRDGVKQIYRHGDLGLDPSRKVITFRFEESQAAYLRAVDKSISFKMLKSLVNTFDHNIVILSRYADQIEVLKREFASKATVMERVIDGTSLLMLSDVFIGSGGTMNWECALMGIPNVSYTQMKYHVNEYLIKKGLIVRCRDASLLIKLVKKMLFDDSYRDNLKQKSKNELAGMEDIKKKTIDILEYKVN